The Haloarcula sp. CBA1129 genome includes a region encoding these proteins:
- a CDS encoding DUF5804 family protein, translating to MTQVCLVGSEDVNLRYELLSRETARNALATYDLQEPFENTIAVDTVSLGAAVALLNDLNWYLVRFADTAFIRDPSISETEWLSRDLAAAIRDDDVAPEDTGRFLTVYGIVEPDDTSDATDDDVPEAATEPTSEPGPGATMEADSPPELVDPMLLTRTGDTIPEYDLQEVDDTLIVRVTESEFGA from the coding sequence ATGACGCAGGTCTGTCTCGTCGGGAGCGAGGACGTGAATCTCCGGTACGAACTTCTCTCTCGCGAGACCGCACGGAACGCACTCGCAACCTACGACCTGCAGGAGCCATTCGAAAACACCATCGCCGTCGACACTGTGAGCCTCGGCGCGGCGGTGGCGCTGCTGAACGACCTGAACTGGTATCTCGTCCGCTTCGCCGACACCGCGTTCATCCGTGACCCATCGATTAGTGAGACGGAGTGGCTTTCGCGGGACCTCGCCGCGGCGATCCGGGACGACGACGTTGCTCCCGAGGATACCGGTCGGTTTCTCACGGTGTACGGCATTGTCGAACCAGACGATACCAGCGACGCTACCGACGATGACGTGCCGGAAGCGGCCACAGAACCCACATCTGAACCCGGACCGGGCGCGACGATGGAAGCTGACAGCCCACCGGAACTTGTCGACCCGATGTTGCTGACCCGGACCGGCGACACTATTCCGGAGTACGACCTTCAGGAAGTAGACGACACGCTCATCGTCAGAGTAACTGAATCGGAGTTCGGCGCCTGA
- a CDS encoding CopG family ribbon-helix-helix protein has translation MGVVSISMPDELEERIDTFADEHGYTGRSEVVREAVRNLMGEFEDKRLEDRELMAIVTVLFDYETTTVEEKMMHLRHDHESIVASNFHSHVGDRYCMELFVLEGQLEDISAFVGKVRATKDTLSVDYSVLPVDDINMFS, from the coding sequence ATGGGCGTTGTAAGTATCTCGATGCCGGATGAACTGGAAGAGCGAATCGACACGTTCGCCGACGAACACGGGTACACGGGTCGCAGTGAGGTTGTACGGGAAGCGGTCCGGAATCTGATGGGGGAGTTCGAGGACAAGCGACTGGAGGACCGCGAATTGATGGCCATCGTCACAGTGCTGTTCGACTACGAGACGACGACCGTCGAGGAGAAGATGATGCATCTCCGCCACGATCACGAGTCTATCGTCGCGTCGAACTTCCACAGCCACGTCGGCGACCGGTACTGCATGGAACTGTTCGTGCTGGAGGGCCAACTGGAGGACATCTCAGCGTTCGTCGGCAAAGTTCGAGCCACGAAGGACACGCTGTCGGTGGATTACTCGGTGCTGCCGGTCGACGACATCAACATGTTCTCATGA